A stretch of the Argentina anserina chromosome 6, drPotAnse1.1, whole genome shotgun sequence genome encodes the following:
- the LOC126798954 gene encoding uncharacterized protein LOC126798954, producing the protein MTSRRTNSNTSATANYNPGYAYSPPPTYEYYFTSPPPPSLSSPLNQLSPFDDFFSTDDADDVNDQWHFEYPDRPLSNTIQVTRVTRTRRPYEGAREAAQLPGFAGSLAPLGSRVHAVLLNDPRTRQILSNQWTPAAPRQEADSKLTHNEQKRALQKLRKEIYNPLRRISPTVNLYYRGTIVQDIDKERNDNGKSCAICLEDFEPKQEVMLTPCNHMFHEECIVPWVKSNGRCPVCRFGISD; encoded by the exons ATGACGAGCAGAAGAACCAACTCTAACACTTCGGCAACAGCTAATTATAATCCCGGATATGCGTACTCTCCTCCACCTACGTATGAGTACTATTTCacttctcctccaccaccttcCCTTTCTTCTCCCCTTAACCAGCTAAGTCCATTTGACGACTTCTTTTCAACTGATGATGCTGATGATGTTAATGATCAATGGCATTTCGAGTACCCTGATCGGCCCCTGTCAAACACCATCCAAGTCACCCGT GTTACCAGAACAAGGCGGCCATATGAGGGAGCGAGAGAAGCAGCACAACTTCCTGGCTTTGCAGG CTCACTAGCGCCACTAGGTTCCAGAGTTCATGCAGTGCTCCTCAACGATCCAAGGACTAGACAGATCCTCAGCAACCAATGGACTCCGGCAGCTCCTAGACAGGAAGCCGACTCCAAGTTGACCCATAATGAACAAAAGAGGGCATTGCAGAAGCTGAGGAAGGAGATATACAATCCTCTGAGGAGAATATCGCCTACTGTCAACTTGTATTATAGAGGCACTATTGTTCAAGACattgacaaagaaagaaatgatAATGGTAAGAGTTGTGCTATCTGCTTGGAAGACTTTGAGCCTAAACAAGAGGTTATGCTCACCCCGTGTAACCACATGTTCCATGAGGAATGCATTGTTCCTTGGGTTAAGAGCAATGGTCGCTGCCCGGTCTGTAGGTTCGGGATAAGTGACTGA
- the LOC126798955 gene encoding uncharacterized protein LOC126798955: MHALGGGGHGGFWGWDSLPKKHKQQRKRFDSKSSNSVEGPNGGPGFRFPIKQAVTAGSLALTGDTIAQLRERWRKSKSLDQQSSSEPTSQDVTQTLLSDHDWLRALRMTSYGFLLYGPGSYAWYQYLDHSLPGKTVVNVLLKVFLNQVVLGPSVIAVVFAWNNIWQGKVSQLPEKYRRDALPTLLYGLRFWIPVSLLNFWVVPLQARVAFMCVGSIFWNFCLSSTMSK; this comes from the exons ATGCATGCTTTGGGAGGTGGAGGCCATGGCGGGTTCTGGGGCTGGGACTCTCTTCCAAAGAAAcacaaacaacaaagaaagcgGTTCGATTCCAAATCCTCCAATTCTGTCGAGGGCCCCAATGGCGGACCCGGTTTCCGGTTCCCAATAAAGCAAGCTGTGACGGCGGGCTCACTCGCTCTGACCGGAGACACTATTGCTCAGCTCAGAGAGCGCTGGAGAAAGTCCAAGTCTTTAGACCAACAGAGCAGCTCCGAACCCACCTCCCAG GATGTCACACAAACTCTCCTCTCTGATCATGACTGGCTTCGTGCACTTCGGATGACTTCTTATGGGTTTCTCTTGTATGGCCCTGGCTCTTATGCTTGGTACCAGTATCTTGATCATTCTTTGCCAGGGAAGACTGTAGTGAACGTATTGCTGAAG GTTTTCCTAAACCAAGTTGTTCTTGGTCCATCTGTGATAGCTGTTGTTTTTGCATGGAACAATATATGGCAAGGGAAAGTCTCACAGCTTCCAGAAAAGTACCGGAGAGATGCTCTTCCCACATTGCTTTACG GACTTAGGTTTTGGATCCCTGTCAGTTTATTGAACTTCTG GGTGGTGCCTCTTCAAGCCCGTGTAGCTTTCATGTGTGTTGGTTCAATATTCTGGAATTTCTGCTTGTCTTCGACAATGAGCAAGTAA